In Sulfurisphaera javensis, a single genomic region encodes these proteins:
- a CDS encoding 50S ribosomal protein L13 has protein sequence MSEQIVVVNAENEILGRMATHIAKLLIQGKKVVVVNAEKAVISGPRARVVQGYSLIFTVRKFQNPEKNTIKRPRNPINIVKRTVRGMLPKNKSGKMMLKNLIVYIGVPNEYKDKQMIRFEDADVKRLKGKYITVGELSKLLGGFAQ, from the coding sequence AACAGATAGTAGTTGTTAACGCTGAAAATGAGATTTTAGGAAGAATGGCTACTCATATTGCTAAGCTGTTAATTCAAGGTAAGAAAGTTGTTGTTGTTAACGCTGAAAAAGCTGTTATTAGTGGTCCTAGAGCTAGAGTTGTTCAAGGTTATAGTTTAATCTTTACTGTTAGAAAATTCCAAAATCCAGAGAAAAATACAATAAAGAGGCCGAGAAATCCAATTAATATTGTGAAAAGAACTGTTAGAGGTATGTTACCAAAAAATAAGTCTGGTAAAATGATGTTAAAGAATTTAATTGTTTACATTGGAGTACCTAATGAATATAAAGATAAGCAAATGATAAGATTTGAAGATGCTGATGTAAAAAGATTGAAAGGTAAATATATAACTGTTGGTGAATTATCGAAATTATTAGGAGGTTTCGCTCAATGA